From Stigmatella erecta, one genomic window encodes:
- a CDS encoding M14 family zinc carboxypeptidase — translation MLLPLLLATALSQAPLTTAAERSQWTRTGRYDEVESLCRAFPKAFPGKVRCETFGTTPEGRPLLALVASADGTLTPAAAAKKRRPVFFFQGGIHAGEIDGKDAGFWLLRDVLAGKALPGVLQQVTAVFVPVFNVDGHERFGPNQRPNQVGPEEMGWRVTAQNLNLNRDYVKTDAPEMTALLTFLQTWDPVLYADLHVTDGAQFQPDVSLSLEPQKGHAAAMRPAGQKMISEFLSVLKDQGHLPLPFYPSFNESDDPMSGFSYGISSPRFSQNYWAAQRRFGVLVETHSWKPYAHRVKTTRDVLEAMLRLVARDGTALRAAIQAASSEAEAGQVKEVVLTWKTTGQNHPIEFPGYAYTRETSPLFQMPVVQYDPTKPQVWTIPYFDEVRPGLTAALPAGGYLIPAAHAAWVSVKLRAHGLRFQRLERAVPSAEVEVFRATDIQRRPQTFEGRAVLNVQGEWKPGTQPLPAGTLYVPVAQRGVEVLAHLLEPLAPDSLLTWGFFNAHFEQKEYIEEYVLEPYAQELLAKDATVKAAWEQRLKEPAFAADPQARIQFFAGRHPSFDARFNLYPVFRTATPPPGVRPVK, via the coding sequence ATGCTCCTGCCCCTGCTCCTTGCCACCGCGCTCTCCCAGGCCCCGCTCACCACCGCCGCCGAGCGCAGCCAGTGGACCCGCACCGGCCGCTACGACGAAGTGGAGAGCCTCTGCCGCGCCTTCCCCAAGGCCTTCCCCGGCAAGGTGCGCTGCGAGACCTTCGGCACCACCCCGGAGGGCAGGCCCCTGCTGGCGCTCGTGGCCAGCGCGGACGGCACCCTCACCCCCGCGGCCGCCGCGAAGAAGCGCCGGCCCGTCTTCTTCTTCCAGGGCGGCATCCACGCCGGCGAAATCGACGGCAAGGACGCGGGCTTCTGGCTGCTGCGCGACGTGCTCGCGGGCAAGGCCCTGCCGGGAGTGCTCCAGCAGGTGACGGCCGTCTTCGTCCCCGTCTTCAACGTGGATGGCCACGAGCGCTTCGGCCCCAACCAGCGCCCCAACCAGGTGGGCCCCGAGGAGATGGGCTGGCGCGTCACCGCGCAGAACCTCAACCTCAACCGGGACTACGTGAAGACGGACGCGCCGGAGATGACCGCCCTGCTCACCTTCCTCCAGACGTGGGATCCGGTGCTCTACGCGGACCTCCACGTCACCGATGGCGCCCAGTTCCAGCCCGACGTCTCGCTCAGCCTGGAGCCCCAGAAGGGCCACGCCGCCGCGATGCGCCCGGCCGGCCAGAAGATGATCTCCGAGTTCCTCTCGGTGCTGAAGGACCAGGGCCACCTGCCGCTGCCCTTCTACCCCTCCTTCAACGAATCCGATGACCCGATGTCCGGCTTCAGCTACGGCATCTCCTCGCCGCGCTTCAGCCAGAACTACTGGGCCGCCCAGCGCCGCTTCGGCGTGCTAGTGGAGACCCACTCGTGGAAGCCCTACGCGCACCGCGTGAAGACGACGCGCGACGTGCTGGAGGCCATGCTGCGGCTGGTGGCCCGGGACGGGACCGCCCTGCGCGCCGCCATCCAGGCGGCCTCCTCCGAGGCCGAGGCCGGCCAGGTGAAGGAGGTGGTGCTCACCTGGAAAACCACCGGGCAGAACCACCCCATCGAGTTCCCCGGCTATGCCTACACCCGGGAGACCTCACCGCTGTTCCAGATGCCGGTGGTGCAGTACGACCCCACGAAGCCCCAGGTCTGGACGATCCCCTACTTCGACGAGGTGCGCCCGGGCCTCACCGCCGCCCTGCCCGCCGGTGGGTATCTGATCCCCGCGGCGCACGCGGCGTGGGTGTCCGTGAAGCTCCGGGCCCACGGCCTGCGCTTCCAGCGCCTGGAGCGCGCGGTGCCCTCCGCCGAAGTGGAGGTGTTCCGCGCCACCGACATTCAGCGCCGGCCGCAGACCTTCGAGGGCCGCGCGGTCCTCAACGTCCAGGGCGAGTGGAAGCCGGGCACCCAGCCCCTGCCTGCCGGCACGCTCTATGTGCCGGTGGCTCAGCGCGGCGTGGAGGTGCTGGCCCACCTGCTGGAGCCGCTCGCCCCGGACTCGCTGCTCACCTGGGGCTTCTTCAACGCTCACTTCGAGCAAAAGGAATACATCGAGGAGTACGTGCTGGAGCCCTACGCCCAGGAGCTGCTCGCGAAGGACGCCACCGTGAAGGCCGCCTGGGAGCAGCGCTTGAAGGAGCCCGCCTTCGCGGCGGATCCGCAGGCCCGGATCCAGTTCTTCGCCGGGCGTCACCCCTCCTTCGACGCCCGCTTCAACCTCTACCCGGTGTTCCGCACCGCCACGCCCCCGCCCGGCGTGCGCCCTGTGAAGTAG